One Prunus dulcis chromosome 8, ALMONDv2, whole genome shotgun sequence DNA window includes the following coding sequences:
- the LOC117637175 gene encoding thioredoxin domain-containing protein 9 homolog, producing the protein MENRAVQEILEKQLLTVAKAVEDKLDEEISALDRVDDDDLEALRERRLQQMKKMAEKRSRWISLGHGEYTEIPAEKDFFSAVKASDRVVCHFYRENWPCKVVDKHLSILAKQHMETRFVKINAEKSPFLAEKLKIVVLPTIALIKNAKVDDYVVGFDELGGKDDFTTEELEERLAKAQVIFFEGESSLKSSAKTRSVRQSSNADSSDSE; encoded by the exons ATGGAGAACCGAGCGGTCCAAGAG ATATTGGAGAAGCAATTGCTGACAGTAGCGAAGGCGGTGGAGGACAAGCTTGACGAGGAAATCTCAGCCCTAGATCGAGTGGACGATGACGATCTGGAGGCGCTCAGAGAGCGGAGGCTTCAgcagatgaagaagatggCGGAGAAGCGCAGCCGTTGGATCTCCCTCGGCCATGGCGAGTACACCGAGATCCCCGCCGAGAAGGACTTCTTCTCCGCCGTCAAGGCCAGCGACCGCGTCGTCTGCCACTTTTACCGCGAAAATTGGCCCTGCAAG GTGGTGGACAAGCACTTGAGTATATTGGCGAAGCAACACATGGAGACACGTTTTGTGAAGATCAATGCTGAGAAAAGTCCATTCTTAGCAGAGAAGCTGAAGATCGTTGTTCTTCCAACCATTGCCCTTATTAAGAATGCCAAAGTGGATGATTATGTG GTCGGATTCGATGAGCTTGGGGGGAAAGACGACTTCACCACAGAAGAACTGGAGGAGAGGTTGGCTAAAGCCCAAGTCATCTTCTTTGAGGGTGAATCATCTCTAAAGTCTAGTGCAAAAACCAGGAGTGTCCGGCAAAGCAGCAATGCGGACTCATCGGATTCAGAGTGA
- the LOC117637485 gene encoding peamaclein yields MKLYFPLLLLLCFLLLSSSLMDPAMAQAKSKYCSDKCSTRCAVAGVQDRCIKYCGICCEECKCVPSGTYGNKHECPCYRDKKNKKGKPKCP; encoded by the exons ATGAAGCTCTACTttccacttcttcttcttctctgttttcttcttcttagcTCCTCTTTGATGGATCCAGCCATGGCTCAAGCTAAATCAA AATATTGCAGTGACAAGTGCTCAACGAGGTGTGCAGTAGCAGGAGTTCAAGATCGATGCATCAAGTATTGTGGGATATGCTGCGAAGAGTGCAAGTGTGTTCCTTCTGGGACTTATGGCAACAAGCATGAGTGCCCTTGCTACAGagacaagaagaacaagaagggCAAGCCCAAGTGCCCTTGA
- the LOC117637993 gene encoding uncharacterized protein LOC117637993 isoform X1, translating to MAIDIRTLEERYISSCRRHHVLPNPAILAVLFKAKIKKTCHELCSLEISLDYLKETDFPPLLDLCIDLDASEIEAVDIHNESLYALDGNYALLLMHAINQKLRVVDLHDLSFGKDFLRDLSQRGLTCQVLTLRSSHFRKLNMMGEFMRIHTLNLDFSSSLTSFQEDCFTCMPNLMCLSLCDTRISNLWTTFAALSKLPSLVELRFQNWSCCNDVGPYSASSSGKSDDKTDSNQPNSVDYGGRLSINVGDVTNQNSSTEQGLRNLFLINNVVINDDVQGMAEDSSDDSDLDFSNPLQEHGSVELLSNVFAGGNRQVNPQNEASFDNLQNQNEEEPFEGVFTKHIGDVTLTYISYHASPICFEKHYREYMIASLPHLRLLDNLPIRKIDQERAMIKFSEYFENLPYRRKHKENVVHMLQKREIRASQTHAQSHGQKTSNLYGKSQYFYTRSLCAAKMGSSAWPFLHPLSVSGSNLGGESRSFRPRQFEYHPSDSSLMVFGTLDGEVIVVNHENGKIVSYIPSLGAMNSVLGLCWLKKYPSKLIAGSDNGSLKLYDIHQMQSTIAGIYSGAGSVTFDDFDQLTSVHVNFTDELFLASGYSRDVALYDISSGRRLQVFTDMHQEHINVVKFANHSPSLFATSSFDQDVKMWDLRQKPIRPCYTSSSSRGNVMVCFSPDDHYLLVSAVDNEVRQLLAVDGRLHLNFEIASTGSSQNYTRSYYMNGRDYIISGSCDEHVVRICCAQTGRRLRDISLEGGGGSRSSMFVQSLRGDPFREFNMSILAAYMRPRSRSEIFKVNMLASSDYAKEHLDGQQACPTNSMGG from the exons ATGGCAATCGACATCCGAACATTGGAAGAGAG GTACATTAGTTCTTGCAGGAGGCACCATGTCCTACCCAATCCTGCAATTCTGGCTGTTCTCTTCAAG GCCAAGATTAAAAAAACTTGCCATGAGCTATGTAGCTTGGAGATTTCATTGGACTACCTTAAGGAGACTGATTTCCCGCCACTTCTTGATTTATGTATAGACCTTGATGCATCTGAGATCGAAGCAGTTGACATACACAATGAATCATTGTATGCTTTGGATGGAAATTATGCTTTGTTGTTGATGCACGCTATCAATCAAAAGCTTCGAGTTGTCGATCTCCATGATTTGTCATTTGGAAAGGATTTCTTGAG GGATCTTTCTCAGAGAGGTTTAACATGCCAAGTTTTAACCTTAAGGTCTTCGCATTTTCGGAAGCTCAACATGATGGGGGAGTTCATGCGGATACACACCCTTAACCTTGATTTTAGTTCTTCACTCACTAGTTTTCAGGAGGATTGTTTTACTTGCATGCCCAATCTTATGTGCCTCTCTCTCTGCGATACAAGAATTTCAAATCTCTGGACAACCTTTGCTGCACTTTCCAAACTCCCTTCTTTGGTTGAACTTCGATTTCAGAATTGGTCGTGTTGCAATGATGTTGGGCCTTATTCTGCATCATCTAGTGGGAAATCGGATGACAAAACTGATTCCAATCAGCCAAATAGTGTTGATTATGGTGGACGATTATCCATTAATGTCGGGGATGTAACAAATCAGAACTCAAGCACCGAACAGGGGCTCaggaatttgtttttaattaataatgtgGTTATAAATGATGATGTACAAGGCATGGCTGAGGATTCATCAGATGATAGTGACTTAGATTTTTCGAATCCCCTGCAAGAACATGGTTCTGTGGAGCTATTATCAAATGTTTTCGCCGGGGGGAATAGACAGGTCAATCCACAAAATGAG GCGTCTTTTGATAACTTACAGAATCAAAACGAAGAAGAGCCCTTTGAAGGTGTCTTTACAAAGCATATTGGAGATGTTACATTGACATATATTTCTTATCATGCTTCGCCAATATGTTTCGAGAAACATTATAGAGAGTACATGATAGCCTCATTACCACATTTGAGACTTTTAGATAACTTGCCTATTAGAAAGATTGATCAGGAAAGGGCTATGATTAAATTCTCAGAGTATTTTGAAAATCTACCTTATCGGAGAAAGCATAAAGAGAATGTTGTTCATATGTTACAGAAGCGTGAAATTAGAGCAAGCCAAACTCATGCGCAAAGTCATGGGCAAAAAACATCAAATCTCTATGGGAAGTCTCAATACTTCTATACCAGGTCTCTCTGTGCTGCAAAAATGGGATCTTCTGCTTGGCCTTTCTTGCATCCGCTTTCTGTTTCAGGCAGTAACTTGGGAGGTGAAAGTAGGAGCTTTCGTCCTAGGCAGTTTGAGTATCATCCATCTGACTCTAGCCTAATGGTCTTTGGAACATTAGATGGTGAAGTAATTGTAGTCAAccatgaaaatggaaaaattgtTAGTTACATCCCATCGCTAGGAGCAATGAATAGTGTGCTGGGACTCTGTTGGCTCAAGAAGTATCCCTCTAAG CTAATAGCTGGCTCGGATAATGGTTCATTGAAATTATACGATATCCATCAAATGCAATCAACTATAGCAGGAATATACAGTGGTGCCGGTTCTGTGACCTTTGACGATTTTGACCAATTGACTTCTGTTCACGTTAACTTCACGGATGAACTATTTCTTGCTAGTGGATACTCGAGAGATGTTGCTTTGTATGACATAAGTAGTGGAAGACGCTTGCAGGTGTTTACTGATATGCATCAGGAGCATATTAATGTAGTAAAGTTTGCAAACCATTCCCCATCTCTTTTTGCCACTTCTTCATTTGATCAGGATGTCAAGATGTGGGATCTAAGACAGAAACCAATACGGCCTTGCTATACCTCTTCAAGCTCTAGGGGTAATGTGATGGTTTGCTTTTCTCCAGATGATCACTATCTTCTTGTGTCAGCTGTTGACAATGAG GTTAGACAACTTCTGGCAGTTGATGGGAGACTTCACTTGAATTTTGAGATAGCCTCTACAGGAAGCTCTCAGAATTACACTCGATCCTATTACATGAATGGAAGGGATTATATCATCAGTGGAAGTTGTGACGAGCATGTAGTTCGCATATGTTGTGCTCAAACAGGGAGGCGCCTGAGGGATATATCTTTGGAG GGAGGAGGAGGATCTAGGAGTTCTATGTTTGTTCAATCTTTAAGGGGAGATCCTTTCAGA GAATTCAACATGAGTATCTTGGCAGCCTATATGCGTCCACGCTCGAGGTCTGAAATTTTCAAG GTCAATATGCTAGCATCTAGTGACTATGCCAAGGAACACCTTGATGGTCAGCAAGCTTGCCCAACCAATAGTATGGGAGGTTGA
- the LOC117637993 gene encoding uncharacterized protein LOC117637993 isoform X2, with the protein MHAINQKLRVVDLHDLSFGKDFLRDLSQRGLTCQVLTLRSSHFRKLNMMGEFMRIHTLNLDFSSSLTSFQEDCFTCMPNLMCLSLCDTRISNLWTTFAALSKLPSLVELRFQNWSCCNDVGPYSASSSGKSDDKTDSNQPNSVDYGGRLSINVGDVTNQNSSTEQGLRNLFLINNVVINDDVQGMAEDSSDDSDLDFSNPLQEHGSVELLSNVFAGGNRQVNPQNEASFDNLQNQNEEEPFEGVFTKHIGDVTLTYISYHASPICFEKHYREYMIASLPHLRLLDNLPIRKIDQERAMIKFSEYFENLPYRRKHKENVVHMLQKREIRASQTHAQSHGQKTSNLYGKSQYFYTRSLCAAKMGSSAWPFLHPLSVSGSNLGGESRSFRPRQFEYHPSDSSLMVFGTLDGEVIVVNHENGKIVSYIPSLGAMNSVLGLCWLKKYPSKLIAGSDNGSLKLYDIHQMQSTIAGIYSGAGSVTFDDFDQLTSVHVNFTDELFLASGYSRDVALYDISSGRRLQVFTDMHQEHINVVKFANHSPSLFATSSFDQDVKMWDLRQKPIRPCYTSSSSRGNVMVCFSPDDHYLLVSAVDNEVRQLLAVDGRLHLNFEIASTGSSQNYTRSYYMNGRDYIISGSCDEHVVRICCAQTGRRLRDISLEGGGGSRSSMFVQSLRGDPFREFNMSILAAYMRPRSRSEIFKVNMLASSDYAKEHLDGQQACPTNSMGG; encoded by the exons ATGCACGCTATCAATCAAAAGCTTCGAGTTGTCGATCTCCATGATTTGTCATTTGGAAAGGATTTCTTGAG GGATCTTTCTCAGAGAGGTTTAACATGCCAAGTTTTAACCTTAAGGTCTTCGCATTTTCGGAAGCTCAACATGATGGGGGAGTTCATGCGGATACACACCCTTAACCTTGATTTTAGTTCTTCACTCACTAGTTTTCAGGAGGATTGTTTTACTTGCATGCCCAATCTTATGTGCCTCTCTCTCTGCGATACAAGAATTTCAAATCTCTGGACAACCTTTGCTGCACTTTCCAAACTCCCTTCTTTGGTTGAACTTCGATTTCAGAATTGGTCGTGTTGCAATGATGTTGGGCCTTATTCTGCATCATCTAGTGGGAAATCGGATGACAAAACTGATTCCAATCAGCCAAATAGTGTTGATTATGGTGGACGATTATCCATTAATGTCGGGGATGTAACAAATCAGAACTCAAGCACCGAACAGGGGCTCaggaatttgtttttaattaataatgtgGTTATAAATGATGATGTACAAGGCATGGCTGAGGATTCATCAGATGATAGTGACTTAGATTTTTCGAATCCCCTGCAAGAACATGGTTCTGTGGAGCTATTATCAAATGTTTTCGCCGGGGGGAATAGACAGGTCAATCCACAAAATGAG GCGTCTTTTGATAACTTACAGAATCAAAACGAAGAAGAGCCCTTTGAAGGTGTCTTTACAAAGCATATTGGAGATGTTACATTGACATATATTTCTTATCATGCTTCGCCAATATGTTTCGAGAAACATTATAGAGAGTACATGATAGCCTCATTACCACATTTGAGACTTTTAGATAACTTGCCTATTAGAAAGATTGATCAGGAAAGGGCTATGATTAAATTCTCAGAGTATTTTGAAAATCTACCTTATCGGAGAAAGCATAAAGAGAATGTTGTTCATATGTTACAGAAGCGTGAAATTAGAGCAAGCCAAACTCATGCGCAAAGTCATGGGCAAAAAACATCAAATCTCTATGGGAAGTCTCAATACTTCTATACCAGGTCTCTCTGTGCTGCAAAAATGGGATCTTCTGCTTGGCCTTTCTTGCATCCGCTTTCTGTTTCAGGCAGTAACTTGGGAGGTGAAAGTAGGAGCTTTCGTCCTAGGCAGTTTGAGTATCATCCATCTGACTCTAGCCTAATGGTCTTTGGAACATTAGATGGTGAAGTAATTGTAGTCAAccatgaaaatggaaaaattgtTAGTTACATCCCATCGCTAGGAGCAATGAATAGTGTGCTGGGACTCTGTTGGCTCAAGAAGTATCCCTCTAAG CTAATAGCTGGCTCGGATAATGGTTCATTGAAATTATACGATATCCATCAAATGCAATCAACTATAGCAGGAATATACAGTGGTGCCGGTTCTGTGACCTTTGACGATTTTGACCAATTGACTTCTGTTCACGTTAACTTCACGGATGAACTATTTCTTGCTAGTGGATACTCGAGAGATGTTGCTTTGTATGACATAAGTAGTGGAAGACGCTTGCAGGTGTTTACTGATATGCATCAGGAGCATATTAATGTAGTAAAGTTTGCAAACCATTCCCCATCTCTTTTTGCCACTTCTTCATTTGATCAGGATGTCAAGATGTGGGATCTAAGACAGAAACCAATACGGCCTTGCTATACCTCTTCAAGCTCTAGGGGTAATGTGATGGTTTGCTTTTCTCCAGATGATCACTATCTTCTTGTGTCAGCTGTTGACAATGAG GTTAGACAACTTCTGGCAGTTGATGGGAGACTTCACTTGAATTTTGAGATAGCCTCTACAGGAAGCTCTCAGAATTACACTCGATCCTATTACATGAATGGAAGGGATTATATCATCAGTGGAAGTTGTGACGAGCATGTAGTTCGCATATGTTGTGCTCAAACAGGGAGGCGCCTGAGGGATATATCTTTGGAG GGAGGAGGAGGATCTAGGAGTTCTATGTTTGTTCAATCTTTAAGGGGAGATCCTTTCAGA GAATTCAACATGAGTATCTTGGCAGCCTATATGCGTCCACGCTCGAGGTCTGAAATTTTCAAG GTCAATATGCTAGCATCTAGTGACTATGCCAAGGAACACCTTGATGGTCAGCAAGCTTGCCCAACCAATAGTATGGGAGGTTGA
- the LOC117637993 gene encoding uncharacterized protein LOC117637993 isoform X3, producing MMGEFMRIHTLNLDFSSSLTSFQEDCFTCMPNLMCLSLCDTRISNLWTTFAALSKLPSLVELRFQNWSCCNDVGPYSASSSGKSDDKTDSNQPNSVDYGGRLSINVGDVTNQNSSTEQGLRNLFLINNVVINDDVQGMAEDSSDDSDLDFSNPLQEHGSVELLSNVFAGGNRQVNPQNEASFDNLQNQNEEEPFEGVFTKHIGDVTLTYISYHASPICFEKHYREYMIASLPHLRLLDNLPIRKIDQERAMIKFSEYFENLPYRRKHKENVVHMLQKREIRASQTHAQSHGQKTSNLYGKSQYFYTRSLCAAKMGSSAWPFLHPLSVSGSNLGGESRSFRPRQFEYHPSDSSLMVFGTLDGEVIVVNHENGKIVSYIPSLGAMNSVLGLCWLKKYPSKLIAGSDNGSLKLYDIHQMQSTIAGIYSGAGSVTFDDFDQLTSVHVNFTDELFLASGYSRDVALYDISSGRRLQVFTDMHQEHINVVKFANHSPSLFATSSFDQDVKMWDLRQKPIRPCYTSSSSRGNVMVCFSPDDHYLLVSAVDNEVRQLLAVDGRLHLNFEIASTGSSQNYTRSYYMNGRDYIISGSCDEHVVRICCAQTGRRLRDISLEGGGGSRSSMFVQSLRGDPFREFNMSILAAYMRPRSRSEIFKVNMLASSDYAKEHLDGQQACPTNSMGG from the exons ATGATGGGGGAGTTCATGCGGATACACACCCTTAACCTTGATTTTAGTTCTTCACTCACTAGTTTTCAGGAGGATTGTTTTACTTGCATGCCCAATCTTATGTGCCTCTCTCTCTGCGATACAAGAATTTCAAATCTCTGGACAACCTTTGCTGCACTTTCCAAACTCCCTTCTTTGGTTGAACTTCGATTTCAGAATTGGTCGTGTTGCAATGATGTTGGGCCTTATTCTGCATCATCTAGTGGGAAATCGGATGACAAAACTGATTCCAATCAGCCAAATAGTGTTGATTATGGTGGACGATTATCCATTAATGTCGGGGATGTAACAAATCAGAACTCAAGCACCGAACAGGGGCTCaggaatttgtttttaattaataatgtgGTTATAAATGATGATGTACAAGGCATGGCTGAGGATTCATCAGATGATAGTGACTTAGATTTTTCGAATCCCCTGCAAGAACATGGTTCTGTGGAGCTATTATCAAATGTTTTCGCCGGGGGGAATAGACAGGTCAATCCACAAAATGAG GCGTCTTTTGATAACTTACAGAATCAAAACGAAGAAGAGCCCTTTGAAGGTGTCTTTACAAAGCATATTGGAGATGTTACATTGACATATATTTCTTATCATGCTTCGCCAATATGTTTCGAGAAACATTATAGAGAGTACATGATAGCCTCATTACCACATTTGAGACTTTTAGATAACTTGCCTATTAGAAAGATTGATCAGGAAAGGGCTATGATTAAATTCTCAGAGTATTTTGAAAATCTACCTTATCGGAGAAAGCATAAAGAGAATGTTGTTCATATGTTACAGAAGCGTGAAATTAGAGCAAGCCAAACTCATGCGCAAAGTCATGGGCAAAAAACATCAAATCTCTATGGGAAGTCTCAATACTTCTATACCAGGTCTCTCTGTGCTGCAAAAATGGGATCTTCTGCTTGGCCTTTCTTGCATCCGCTTTCTGTTTCAGGCAGTAACTTGGGAGGTGAAAGTAGGAGCTTTCGTCCTAGGCAGTTTGAGTATCATCCATCTGACTCTAGCCTAATGGTCTTTGGAACATTAGATGGTGAAGTAATTGTAGTCAAccatgaaaatggaaaaattgtTAGTTACATCCCATCGCTAGGAGCAATGAATAGTGTGCTGGGACTCTGTTGGCTCAAGAAGTATCCCTCTAAG CTAATAGCTGGCTCGGATAATGGTTCATTGAAATTATACGATATCCATCAAATGCAATCAACTATAGCAGGAATATACAGTGGTGCCGGTTCTGTGACCTTTGACGATTTTGACCAATTGACTTCTGTTCACGTTAACTTCACGGATGAACTATTTCTTGCTAGTGGATACTCGAGAGATGTTGCTTTGTATGACATAAGTAGTGGAAGACGCTTGCAGGTGTTTACTGATATGCATCAGGAGCATATTAATGTAGTAAAGTTTGCAAACCATTCCCCATCTCTTTTTGCCACTTCTTCATTTGATCAGGATGTCAAGATGTGGGATCTAAGACAGAAACCAATACGGCCTTGCTATACCTCTTCAAGCTCTAGGGGTAATGTGATGGTTTGCTTTTCTCCAGATGATCACTATCTTCTTGTGTCAGCTGTTGACAATGAG GTTAGACAACTTCTGGCAGTTGATGGGAGACTTCACTTGAATTTTGAGATAGCCTCTACAGGAAGCTCTCAGAATTACACTCGATCCTATTACATGAATGGAAGGGATTATATCATCAGTGGAAGTTGTGACGAGCATGTAGTTCGCATATGTTGTGCTCAAACAGGGAGGCGCCTGAGGGATATATCTTTGGAG GGAGGAGGAGGATCTAGGAGTTCTATGTTTGTTCAATCTTTAAGGGGAGATCCTTTCAGA GAATTCAACATGAGTATCTTGGCAGCCTATATGCGTCCACGCTCGAGGTCTGAAATTTTCAAG GTCAATATGCTAGCATCTAGTGACTATGCCAAGGAACACCTTGATGGTCAGCAAGCTTGCCCAACCAATAGTATGGGAGGTTGA
- the LOC117637906 gene encoding proline--tRNA ligase, cytoplasmic-like produces the protein MADAGAKKSNSNTKSGGKKKEVKKETGLGLSKKKDENFGEWYSEVVVHSEMIEYYDISGCYILRPWTMSIWETMQTFFDAEIKRRKVKNTYFPLFVSPSVLEKEKDHIEGFAPEVAWVTKCGKSELEVPIAIRPTSETIMYPYFSKWIRGHRDLPLKLNQWCNVVRWEFSNPTPFIRSREFLWQEGHTAFATQAEADEEVLEILELYRRIYEEYLAIPVVKGKKSELEKFAGGLYTTSVEAFIPNTGRGVQGATSHCLGQNFAKMFGIEFENEKGGKAMVWQNSWAYSTRTIGVMVMVHGDDRGLVLPPKVAAIQVIVVPVPYKDTNTKEMFEACLTTVDTLTEAGFRVEADLRDNCGPGWKYSHWEMKGVPLRIEIGPRDLEKKQVLLVRRDNSDKVDIPVSNLVEQVKDFLDRIQENLFDVAKQKRDASIRVAKTWDEFIEALNQKKMILAPWCDEMEVEEDVKKRTKGETGAAKSLCTPFEQPELPEGTLCFASGKPAKKWTYWGRSY, from the exons ATGGCGGATGCCGGTGCTAAGAAGTCTAACTCCAATACCAAGAGTG GAGGGAAAAAGAAGGAGGTGAAGAAAGAAACTGGCCTAGGTCTTTCCAAGAAGAAGGATGAGAATTTTGGAGAGTGGTATTCTGAG GTTGTTGTTCATAGCGAGATGATTGAATACTACGATATCTCTGGTTGTTATATTTTAAGGCCATGGACGATGTCAATATGGGAGACAATGCAA ACATTCTTCGATGCCGaaataaagagaaggaagGTAAAAAATACCTATTTCCCTTTGTTTGTCTCCCCAAGTGTTctggaaaaagagaaggatcATATAGAGGGTTTTGCTCCAGAG GTTGCTTGGGTCACGAAGTGTGGAAAATCTGAATTGGAAGTGCCAATAGCAATACGTCCAACAAGTGAGACTATTATGTACCCTTATTTCTCTAAGTGGATCAGAGGACACCGTGACTTACCATTGAAGCTAAATCAATGGTGCAATGTTGTTCGATGGGAGTTCAGCAATCCTACTCCATTTATCAG GAGTCGGGAGTTTCTTTGGCAAGAAGGCCATACAGCTTTTGCAACACAGGCTGAGGCAGATGAAGAG GTTCTTGAGATATTGGAATTATACAGAAGGATATATGAGGAATATTTGGCAATTCCAGTTGTGAAGGGAAAGAAGAGTGAGCTTGAGAAATTTGCTGGTGGCCTTTACACTACAAGTGTGGAG GCTTTTATTCCAAATACTGGCCGCGGTGTACAAGGTGCTACCTCGCATTGTTTGGGTCAAAATTTTGCTAAGATGTTTGGGATAGagtttgaaaatgaaaagggtGGAAAGGCCATGGTTTGGCAAAACTCTTGGGCATATAGCACTCGAACG ATTGgagtgatggtgatggtgcaCGGAGATGACAGAGGTTTGGTATTGCCACCTAAAGTGGCAGCTATCCAGGTTATTGTGGTTCCAGTGCCTTACAAGGATACTAATACTAAAGAAATGTTTGAAGCTTGCTTGACAACTGTGGATACCTTGACCGAAGCAGGGTTTCGTGTTGAGGCAGATTTAAGAGACAACTGTGGTCCAGGTTGGAAGTATTCACATTGGGAAATGAAAGGTGTTCCTCTAAGGATTGAAATTGGACCAAGggatttggaaaaaaaacaa GTACTTCTGGTCCGCCGTGACAATTCAGACAAAGTGGACATTCCTGTGAGCAATTTGGTTGAGCAAGTAAAAGATTTCTTGGATAGAATTCAGGAAAATCTATTTGATGTTGCAAAACAAAAGCGAGATGCTTCTATCAGGGTTGCAAAGACATGGGATGAATTTATCGAAGCTctaaaccaaaagaaaatgatctTGGCTCCTTGGTGTGATGAAATG gaAGTAGAGGAGGATGTGAAGAAACGAACAAAGGGTGAAACTGGAGCAGCTAAGTCACTCTGCACCCCATTCGAGCAGCCTGAACTTCCTGAAG GGACACTTTGCTTTGCCTCCGGAAAGCCAGCAAAGAAGTGGACTTACTGGGGCAGGAGTTACTAG
- the LOC117637660 gene encoding uncharacterized protein LOC117637660 codes for MEKKQGFFSALKDEVVRGLSPSRSRASSPARSGSPMSGLLRRKKQNHHHSHGHGGQLVAQPEPLIGRSGSLRPVMEGPDPDGGELGESKRVGSGLGQWMRGQLSRTPSVSSVAQSNSRRSDLRLLLGVMGAPLGPLHVSSSDPLPHLSIKDTPIETSSAQYILQQYTAASGGQKLQNSIKNAYAMGKVRMVASEFETATKVTKTRNASKCAESGGFVLWQMNPDMWYVELAVGGSKVHAGCNGKLVWRHTPWLGAHTAKGPVRPLRRALQGLDPRSTASMFTDARCIGERKINGEDCFILKLCADPQTLKARSEGPAEIIRHVLFGYFSQRTGLLVHMEDSHLTRIQSNGGDAIYWETTINSFLDDYRSVEGIMIAHSGRSVVTLFRFGDMAMSHTKTRMEEAWTIEEVAFNVPGLSVDCFIPPADLRSGTISETCELPHDERGKGGGIAIAAHRAKVAALEKEHNASVESLTWKMEI; via the exons atggagaagaaaCAAGGCTTCTTCTCTGCTCTCAAAGACGAGGTGGTTCGGGGTCTCAGCCCGTCTCGGTCTCGGGCCAGCAGCCCGGCCCGGTCCGGGTCGCCCATGTCGGGTCTGCTCCGGAGGAAGAAGCAGAACCATCATCACAGCCACGGGCACGGTGGCCAGCTGGTGGCGCAGCCGGAACCGTTGATTGGAAGATCCGGGAGCCTGAGGCCGGTGATGGAGGGTCCGGATCCGGACGGAGGGGAACTCGGGGAATCGAAGCGGGTCGGGTCGGGTTTGGGTCAGTGGATGCGTGGGCAGCTCTCGCGGACCCCCTCGGTGAGCTCTGTGGCGCAAAGCAACAGCAGGAGGTCTGATCTGAGACTGTTGCTTGGAGTCATGGGGGCTCCTCTCGGCCCGCTACACGTCAGCTCCTCCGACCCTCTGCCTCATCTGAGCATCAAAGATACTCCCATc GAAACTTCCTCTGCCCAGTACATATTGCAGCAGTACACAGCGGCGTCTGGTGGGCAGAAGCTGCAGAACTCAATAAAAAATGCTTATGCAATGGGAAAAGTTCGGATGGTAGCTTCTGAGTTTGAAACTGCCACAAAGGTGACGAAGACCAGAAATGCCTCTAAATGTGCAGAGTCAGGTGGGTTTGTGCTCTGGCAGATGAATCCGGACATGTGGTATGTGGAGCTTGCGGTAGGGGGCAGCAAGGTTCATGCTGGCTGCAATGGAAAACTTGTCTGGAGGCACACACCGTGGCTTGGTGCCCATACTGCTAAAGGACCAGTGAGACCATTGCGACGTGCACTTCAG ggTCTAGATCCAAGATCTACAGCTAGTATGTTTACGGATGCAAGATGTataggagagagaaagatcaATGGTGAGGATTGCTTCATCCTCAAGCTTTGTGCTGATCCTCAGACTCTGAAAGCCAGGAGTGAAGGCCCTGCAGAGATCATAAGACATGTGTTGTTTGGCTACTTCAGCCAGAGGACAGGGCTTCTTGTTCATATGGAGGATTCCCATTTGACCCGCATCCAATCCAATGGTGGTGATGCAATTTACTGGGAAACCACAATCAATTCATTCCTTGATGATTACAGGTCTGTTGAAGGAATCATGATTGCACACTCAGGGCGTTCCGTGGTGACCCTTTTCAGGTTTGGTGACATGGCAATGAGCCATACCAAAACAAGAATGGAAGAAGCTTGGACAATTGAGGAGGTTGCATTTAATGTTCCAGGCTTGTCAGTGGACTGCTTCATCCCCCCGGCTGACTTAAGATCGGGGACAATCAGTGAAACATGCGAGCTTCCTCATGATGAAAGAGGAAAGGGTGGTGGGATTGCAATAGCAGCGCATCGGGCCAAAGTTGCTGCACTTGAGAAAGAGCATAATGCTAGTGTTGAAAGCCTGACCTGGAAGATGGAAATCTAA